One Aphidius gifuensis isolate YNYX2018 linkage group LG3, ASM1490517v1, whole genome shotgun sequence DNA window includes the following coding sequences:
- the LOC122851315 gene encoding dynein axonemal heavy chain 2-like yields MIDFARLDETKNMPAPHFEGTLGHEHDKVCQKVENLFLEYLEIICHMHEKILDIQDASWQDDMFVFRSGMKDLEIIIENLMNIIFSNMNNVKEGISNLYALNMYMDRENLKTLFDFPITKVNHLFLIKNSIYILLLFYN; encoded by the exons ATGATTGACTTTGCAAG attagatgaaacaaaaaatatgccAGCTCCACATTTTGAAGGAACACTTGGTCATGAACATGATAAAGTATGtcaaaaagttgaaaatttatttcttgaatatttagaaattatttgtcatatgcatgaaaaaatattagacaTTCAAGATGCATCATGGCAAGATGATATGTTTGTGTTTCGAAGTGGAATGAAAGAtctagaaataattattgaaaatttaatgaatattatattctcAAACATGAATAATGTCAAAGAAGGAATTAGTAATCTTTATGCATTAAACATGTACATGGACAGAGAAAATCTTAAAACACTTTTCGATTTTCCAATAACCAaagtaaatcatttatttttaattaaaaattctatatacatattattattattctataattGA
- the LOC122853516 gene encoding PH domain-containing protein YHR131C-like, with amino-acid sequence MEKNVRDARRYNDSQNLREDVDFVAWHYDDNAFNFDEVSIPPGRVLTGVRFAMVEIKKGEKKKRIQVQAESMEYDHIIGTLVQNTEKWTKPDPNNHNTALKFVNNIPINSDQPTIRDSETNQYVIPGISDERKDAGQSVLPFFDAQTIGCRPEAPLGGIGLHHRGVAKRSEDSGFLGLSAHTVDYASFLRKGAKKYAETRKLIEEDDDDDDDDDDDDNDDDDNDDDDDDDDDDDDDDDDDDDDDDDDDDDDDGDDDDD; translated from the exons atggaaaaaaatgttCGTGATGCTCGTAGATATAATGACTCACAAAATTTACGTGAAGATGTTGATTTTGTTGCATGGcattatgatgataatgcatttaattttgatgaagtTTCTATTCCACCTGGACGAGTTCTCACtg GAGTTAGATTTGCAAtggttgaaataaaaaaaggtgaGAAAAAGAAACGTATTCAAGTACAAGCTGAATCGATGGAATACGATCATATAATTGGTACATTAGTACAGAATACTGAAAAATGGACAAAACCTGATCCTAACAATCATaa CACCGCATTGAAGTTCGTAAACAATATACCAATAAATTCAGACCAACCAACAATACGTGATTCAGAAACAAATCAATATGTAATACCAGGTATAAGTGATGAACGGAAAGATGCTGGACAATCAGTACTTCCATTTTTCGATGCACAAACTATAGGTTGTAGACCAGAAGCACCACTTGGTGGTATTGGTTTACATCATCGAGGTGTAGCTAAGAGATCTGAGGATTCTGGATTTTTGGGACTGAGTGCTCATACTGTTGATTATGCTAGTTTCCTGAGAAAAGGTGCGAAAAAATATGCTGAAACTCGAAAGTTGATAgaggaagatgatgatgatgatgatgatgatgatgatgatgataatgatgatgatgataatgatgacgatgatgatgatgatgatgatgatgatgatgatgatgatgatgatgatgatgatgatgatgatgatgatgatgatgatgatggtgatgacgatgatgattgA
- the LOC122851314 gene encoding dynein axonemal heavy chain 2-like, with translation MITGRNYLDAESSDEDSPGKPRRVTDETLQVSAKPRVSYSTDELEALTNYIKGLITLRDLQPSDWNKSVITAIQEFIQYPDERILSIYDCGGLIGSSNFPTVPVHELTYFVRTNDEIFTSKNLPDTILFGTSNSNVESTISQLMETMLAPSFFIITRWPESVKADFCNMLHDYLCHLTDLRYKMHGLTVMYLPLEGNKLHYKDASTNQEFVKRLEKIVVQWTRQIKLALVDQQQLTNYELLTLYDEYDFWIYRCKYLSEIFFFSSSKITIIC, from the exons ATGATAACAGGTAGAAATTATTTGGATGCAGAATCAAGCGACGAAGATAGTCCAggaaaac cTCGTCGAGTAACTGATGAGACTCTTCAAGTATCAGCTAAACCTAGAGTATCATATTCAACTGATGAACTTGAAGCTTTG aCAAACTATATTAAAGGCTTAATAACTCTACGAGATTTACAGCCAAGTGATTGGAATAAATCAGTCATCACAGCAATTCAAGAATTCATTCAATATCCTGATGAACGAATCCTCTCAATTTATGATTGTGGTGGATTAATTGGATCATCAAATTTTCCTACAGTTCCAGTTCATGAATTAACATACTTTGTTCGtacaaatgatgaaatatttacaTCAAAAAATCTTCctgatacaattttatttggtACAAGTAATTCCAATGTTGAATCAACAATATCACAACTCATGGAAACAATGCTAGCACCttcttttttcatcataacCCGTTGGCCAGAAA GTGTCAAAGCAGACTTTTGCAATATGCTACATGATTATTTATGTCACCTAACTGATCTCAGGTATAAAATGCATGGTTTAACTGTCATGTATTTGCCTCTTGAAGGTAATAAGCTACATTACAAAGATGCATCAACAAATCAAGAATTTGTAAAACGTCtagaaaaaattgttgttcAATGGACAAGACAAATAAAACTTGCTCTTGTtgatcaacaacaattaacaaattatgaattattaactCTTTATGATGAATATGATTTTTGGATATACAgatgtaaatatttaagtgaaattttttttttttcttcaagcaAAATAACAATCATTTGCTAA
- the LOC122853517 gene encoding dynein axonemal heavy chain 2-like: protein MTILIDGSFYCAFNLGLSDEEKELFKYLIDDLRRRLKTGRTKLTWNTEFVERYVDQCYEHVTKLDEFFRIYKICCCEIMKICENICDLSFINIKSNYTYKLSEFYDEILIQRDTVFKKIRNKYDEIIRYVLVVIEEYQKILKDNTVEWITYLENLDYLIEDSLRTSLQKSLSALYDVLHGTGKIEPSPFLLIEVTLVDNEITLVPSPNDIAKTISEMLNKSLEKFSSFLKLTSRFELISIGKLNYINSFQDYQTLVKLQKLLDAEMSKCFSLTRANLKIWEPYKDLWKENIDEFMLKYTTLKPTSTSISSDIFRFSAISNNVNLQETVTTVHFVLIDCNHLKTELSDRCSLRLEKLRALSYDTLESHENIHDKIID, encoded by the exons ATGACAATTTTAATAGATGGATCATTTTATTGTGCTTTTAATTTAGGTCTATCAGATGAAGagaaagaattatttaaatatctcaTTGATGATTTGAGGAGAAGATTAAAAACTGGCAGAACAAAACTCACTTGGAACACTGAGTTTGTTGAAAGATATGTCGATCAATGCTATGAACATGTTAcaaaa cttgatgaattttttagaatatacaaaatatgttGCTgtgaaattatgaaaatttgtgaaaatatttgtgatctgtcttttatcaatataaaatctaATTATACTTACAAGTTGTCAGAATTTTacgatgaaatattaattcaaag ggatacggtttttaaaaaaattcgaaacaAGTATGATGAAATTATCAGATATGTTCTTGTTGTAATTGaagaatatcaaaaaatattaaaagat AATACAGTAGAGTGGATAACTTACTTGGAAAACTTGGATTATCTTATTGAAGATTCATTGAGAACTTCATTACAAAAGTCACTGTCTGCTCTTTACGATGTTCTTCATGGTACTGGAAAAATTGAGCCATCACCATTTCTTCTAATTGAAGTTACACTCGTGGACAATGAG atcACTCTTGTGCCATCACCAAATGACATAGCCAAAACAATAAGTGAAATGTTGAACAAGtcattggaaaaattttcatcttttttaaagCTAACAAGTAGATTTGAATTAATCTcaattggtaaattaaattatatcaattctTTTCAAGATTATCAAACACTGGTTAAGcttcaaaaattattggaCGCTGAAATGTCAAAGTGCTTTTCACTCACTCGagctaatttaaaaatttgggaACCATATAAAGATTTGTGgaaagaaaatattgatgaatttatgtTAAA ATATACCACATTAAAACCAACTTCAACATCAATAAGTTCAGATATTTTTCGTTTCTCAGCTATATCAAATAATGTAAACTTACAAGAAACTGTAACAACAGTACATTTTGTCTTAATTGATTGCAATCATTTAAAGACAGAATTGAGTGATCGATGCTCACTGAGGCTGGAAAAATTACGAGCATTGAGTTATGATACTCTGGAATCACATGAAAATATTCACGACAAAATAATAGACTAG